The stretch of DNA AGCCATTCAAGTCACAGCACGTGTCGTCGTAGCTGTAGTTGTTGCGCGCGAAGTCCGACGCCCCCATGGGCAGACGGACCATGCCGTAGCCCCCGCCCGCCGACACGCTGAACAGATCGTTCATGATGGCGTTGCGCTGGGGTGAATTGTAGATGAGCCACGCGGACGAGTCCGTCAGGGCGCCCCCGAAGCCATCGATGGTCTGGTAGGTCGTCGACTCGGTGACGTCGATCGTCGTCGACGTGCCGCTCTGCGTTCCGAAGGTCTTGTTCGCCTCCGCGTTGAAGCGCTTGGACAGGGAGCTGCCCGAGGTGGTGGTCAGCCAGACCTGGACGGACTCACCCGCCGCCGCGGCGAGCGAGGGCACCAGCCCGCACAGGCCCCACAGCGCCAGGGAGATACCCGTCCGCGTGTTCTTCTTGAAGGGAGTCATGGGTCGATCAATCTCGTGAGGTGAAACTCAAGGGGGAGGGAACGACAACGCCCAGCCCCCCTGGGAGGGCCGGGCGTCGAGGAGAAGGACGGATGGGTTTCAGCCCGCGGGGCAGAACGTCACGTTGAGCTGCCGGCCACCGTTGCAGGTGTAGAAGCCGGCCTGGTTGGCCGCCATGGGGTAGTCGTCGTAGGCGAACGAGTACACCGCGCCGCACTGGTCATGCACCCACTTGGCGTACTGGTTGTAGGGCTTGCCGGTGTTGTAGTACTGGGCCACGTTCGTGCTGTCAGGGTTGTCCACCATGCCGCGCGTGATGGCCGAGCACCACTTGGCGCTCTGGTCGAAGAAGGGCGCGGAGCAGGCATACACCTGCGGCGTCTTCGCCGAGCCCGGGTTGCACTGGCCGGGGTACTTGCTCGCGCACCGGGCGATCTCGCTGTCCAGGCGGTTGCACACCGAGCCGCGGCGCGGGTCGCTCGCGTACTCCCCGTCGAGGCAGAAGGAGCGCGGCGCGAGGCAGATGGTGCCGCCACCCATGTTGTAGCGCAGCCCGTCAGGGCACGCGTTGGCGATGGCCGAGCTCAGCGCGCTGTAGCTCTTGTTGCACTGGGCCATGCTGCAGCCGTTGTTGCCCACGGTGGAGATCTGCATGGGCAGACCCACGTGATCCACGTACGTGAGGTTGTAGTAGATGTTCTGCACGCCGTTGCCGTCGGGTCCGAGCGTGAACTCGGCCTTCTCCAGCTCGCGCGGCGAGGAGGGCGAGGGCAGCGTGCGGTAGGCGCTCACGCGGCCGCTGGGGTAGTTGCTCGGCGCGTAGTAGGTGTAGCTGCCCCCGGTGCCGAGGTTGCGGTAGATCTTGTTGCCCGCCGAGTCCTTCTCCAGCGGGATGTCGCCCACACCCGACAGGATGACGCTGAGGGGGAAGGGGCACTTGTTCGTCACCACCACGGGCACCTTGCCCGTCTGAGGAGGAGGATTCGTGCCCCCACCGCCCGTCGTGTTGTGCAGCTCGAAGTAGTCGAGCTTGAACAACCAGTCACCGCCCGTCGCCACGCCCTTGAAGAACAGGTTGTGCGTGCCGCTGAGGGTCGGCGTGGCGATGGTCAGGGTGGTGAAGGCATTCCAATCACTGCCCGTGGCGGAGGAGATCGCCACCGTGCCGAGCTTCGTGCCACTGCCCACCGCATCGGCCCAGATCTCCGCCTTGCCTCCCGCGTAGGGCGCGCCCACGCGCACCTGGATCTGGTTCGCGCCGCCACCGAAGTTCACCCCGCTGTAGCCGATGACCTCGTTGACCTGGAGGCCGGCCACCGACTGCCCGTCACCGCCTCCCTCGTTGAACACGGCACCGGCCGTCGTGAGCGAGGAGTTCCAACGTTCCGCCTGGATGCGGCTGCCCACGATGACCATCTGCGCCTTGCGCACCAGGTCCTCGTGGCTGTTGGTCTCCGGCATCTGGCCACAGCCCAGGGCCGTGGCGAGCATCAACCCCGCGCCACCCGCGAGCAGCACGCTCCTGCTTCCCTTCCGAACAACCCGGTTATTCGTGAATACCGTGTGGGACATGCCTTCTCCTTGAAATAGTGAAGACAAGAGAAGCCCACTTAATGATTCGGGTCAGAAAAACGAAGACCCGCGTGTGATTGTTTGAAGAGAAATGCCGCCGGAGGCCATGACACGGGGCGTCCTCACCTGGTGTCGGGGCGCATTCCACACCGCGAGTTCATTTCCTTGCTGAACCCCTCGTTCAGCCAACCGTCGTGAACGCGCGTGGAGCAGCGCTCGAAACGCGCGGCGGCCGAGGGGGTTCGCTCGGCGAGGTGTCCAGTGGGGCCTCTGGCTCGCCGAGCGGACCTGCTTCTTGCTACTTCTTCTTGGCGGCCGACAGCGCGTCCACCTTGGACTCCACCGACGTGAGCAGGCGCTCCAGGTCATCCACCTTGGCGCGCAGCTGCTCCAGGTCCGCGGTGGACGGCAGGTTCATGGCCGACAGCGCCGTGCGCAGCGCGCTGTCCAGCGTGCCCTTGGCCGCGAGCGAGCGCGTCACCAGCGTCTGCACCGCCGCGACGAACTTCTCGTTCGACATGAGCTGCTGGGTCAGCTTGCCC from Cystobacter ferrugineus encodes:
- a CDS encoding beta-1,3-glucanase family protein, with amino-acid sequence MSHTVFTNNRVVRKGSRSVLLAGGAGLMLATALGCGQMPETNSHEDLVRKAQMVIVGSRIQAERWNSSLTTAGAVFNEGGGDGQSVAGLQVNEVIGYSGVNFGGGANQIQVRVGAPYAGGKAEIWADAVGSGTKLGTVAISSATGSDWNAFTTLTIATPTLSGTHNLFFKGVATGGDWLFKLDYFELHNTTGGGGTNPPPQTGKVPVVVTNKCPFPLSVILSGVGDIPLEKDSAGNKIYRNLGTGGSYTYYAPSNYPSGRVSAYRTLPSPSSPRELEKAEFTLGPDGNGVQNIYYNLTYVDHVGLPMQISTVGNNGCSMAQCNKSYSALSSAIANACPDGLRYNMGGGTICLAPRSFCLDGEYASDPRRGSVCNRLDSEIARCASKYPGQCNPGSAKTPQVYACSAPFFDQSAKWCSAITRGMVDNPDSTNVAQYYNTGKPYNQYAKWVHDQCGAVYSFAYDDYPMAANQAGFYTCNGGRQLNVTFCPAG